In Silene latifolia isolate original U9 population chromosome 6, ASM4854445v1, whole genome shotgun sequence, the genomic window TccttccaattcacaataaacctcccatttcattttgacacaaaaattaaggaaacacactaccccaccatataattaaatttggaccacacaaatacactaccccaccatacaattaaatttggaccacacaaacacttaccataaaagaaaatagggaggttattgtgaataaccgaaaaagaAAATAGAgaagtttattgtgaattggagggagtataagataagGATAAACATAAAGGAAATGGAAGTGGGTCATAGAAAAGGTAATGTGTCAAAAAATCTATATTATATAAAAGCCAAGTCTTTTTAAGACTTCTGATTGGCTGTTTCAATTAAAGAGAGATAAAAAAACTTTTGACCCCACCACTATTTATACAATCTCTTACATAAAttttgattaattaatttcttacTTCACTAATTTTTAATGCATCGTTAACTAAGTAAATTTAATAATTACAAAATTAACTAACATAACAAATATAGGTCTAAAAGATCTCGTAAAAAAATTACTGaaatgaaaattttaaaaatcgaaaaaaatacTCCCTCATAATCGgtgttttcttcccctttgatgtgggcacaagattttaggagatgattaaagaatgaataaaggaagATGGTGGGGTTTGTGGATTGGAAagaggaatgaataattaggaattaaataagaaattgtgagttatgtggggtttggtgatagaagagagggatgaataaaataagagtaaaagtttccaaaataagaaaggggaagaaaacctgaataatccgtttaaggaaatagggaagaaaatagtaaataggagggagtaccatAATAATTATACTGAATAAATCATTATGGTGATTTTTTTTAGCATCGAAAAAATCACCATAATATTTTAAAAATAACCCGTGCATATTTTATGCACGGATCTAAAACTAAGGGTAAAAGAATAAATAAGAGGATCATATCATCCTCTCTATTGCTATGCTCTTACAAGGTTGAGTATACGACAAGTTGACAACTGCTACGCCATGAATTATTGAGGTGCCCAAGGGAAGTGAAGGAAGAGTTTAATTAATGAGGTAATCTCTTTTTTCCCGCCCTCTTAAACCCTAATGCATTACTTTAAACTTATATTAGTTGTGTTGCTCCTCTACGAAGGAAAAAGACATTGAATGCCTTGCTTGCTCCAATCCTTTTACTTCAACTTTTACACTCTCCTAAGTTACCTCTCATTCCTAATAATACTTTTTTAATTCTTTCCCAATAATCTTTCCCGTGAAAACGATAATCCAAATGAATaagtttttgtgtattttaatTTATAAGATGGTTATAAAGTTATGGATTTTAACACTAGATGTAATTTCATTTCACATTACGCTAATTTTGGTAAACGTATATTGACCGATTTTTAGTATATTCAAGAGTTTTATACTAATAACCAATTAATATGCTAACTAGTATAGACCTCGTGCAATGTATGCACGGTATCTATagagttttatttatttttcaagtttcctcaatgtattttgattagagaaCTAAAAATTACGATTTTAATTTAAGATGGTTATAAAGTTATGGATTTTATCGCTAGATGTAATTTCATTTTACATTATGCTAATTTTGGTAAACAGATATTGACCGATTTTTAGTATATTCAAGAGTTTTACAATGTTTAACCAATTAATATGCTAATTTTCGTGTTTGAtaaacaacatattaaaataacaTATTTACCCCAAATACGCTGTTTACCCCAACATATTCTAAAATAAAATTTTCCTCCATTTTATAAAGAAAATGAACAATCTACTAACTttaatctgctaattaccaaacactcaagcCTTGTTTGGCAAACAGCATAAGCAAATCAATAATATCGGATAACGGTAACAGAATACAGTTAATAGATTTTAGTAGCACATTTGACTATCAAATTAAACTAGTAAAATTAAGAAAGGGTGTTTGTTAATTAACAGATTATAGGATAATTAGGAGTTGTTTGGTTGATCAAGAAACTTAGGAACCTAAAAatcatgggaattaagttccctcatccaattcgggtgaattttggaaaagtgtttggttgctcaTGTAGAAATTAAATTCCACGGGAATTTTCAATGACCAAGGGAGGAGTAGGTAAGCAATTTCCCACATCATATAGGCATTGAAAGTTCCTTGGAAGTTCTAATTCCTacattttccaaaatttatggcaaccaaacaacccatatttttcaaaatcatgggattttccaatgcctatgttttctaactgacaaccaaacgaccccttagaaTGATTTCATAAATAAACTAAATATGCTAATACAATATGTTGCTGTTAGCAGCTTATTAAgcggccctgtttggtaaacaacggaTTAATATTAGCAGAAGCAAATTTAGAAAGCAGATTTGACTACCATAATGATTTAGCAAGCTTGACTAGCAGATTTATTTAGTAGAATGAGTTTAGaggtgtttggtaattgacatttTTATATTAGCAGATTGTTTAGATCCTatgtaaaatgacaaataagggtatgaataaattatttattaaatatataaaaggAAGGTTAATATTTTTCAAAGGGGTAAAGAAGACAATTTTTTCTTCTATGTAATTCGCTAACCCAATATACTGGTAGGAGCAGCATATTGCAAAATAGCATATTGGACCCCAATATGCTATTTCAATATGCCATTAACCAAACGCTCTAAATAGCATATTcgtaagtcaaacatgctaaacctctccaatatgctgaaatttggccaatatgccatttaccaaacatGGGCTGGACTAGTTCTGCAAATTATAATATATTGGTCAAATATTCTAATAAAATCTCTACCATTTATAATCTTGTTTTACATTCTACTTGTACTGAAATTAATTCGCTGATTACTAAATAAGTCATTATTTCTCTAGATTCAAATATAAGCCTTCACCTTTGATTTATTTATCCATTTATCAGCCAATTTACAAGTGAACAAATTACCACGAGGAGAGTATCAGtttaaattacaaaaaaaaaacaccaatTTGAATTGTAATTTGGGCAATTAAAAACATATTACCGAGGACTAGTTTTGTCTTGTTCCAATAGATACCCTTGCTTTAAATCCACTCTATAACATAAAATTAATAGGTAGGTCTTGCTTTAGACGGGTCATTTTAATTTGAAGTAATAAAATAAGATTTTGTAACTACTCGTATTTTATAGCTAAATATGACCACTATTGAAAAATAAGTTATCATAAACTATAACACTAGCTTCTAAAGGTACTATCCATCTGAAATTTTAGACAAAAAGTAACGGTctgaaacaagtaaaatcaaaagaaataacTCAAAATGGACGAAATCCCAAAAAAGTGACACACTTGTAGGCTGTAGCGCCGATATCACGGCCCTTGAAAATACGAGTGTTATTTACAACACCATCCCATTTCTTAAGTACACTCTTGCTTTCATCCCCCCATTTTCTCCTTTTTACTAATTTAAACTTTAAACACAATACAACAAGTATAATAATAAGGCTAATAAGCTTTGAGCCTTGTGCTTACAACCCTACTCCCCTCCAATCTCCATAACCAAAAACACCTCTCTCTTCCTCATCCAATATCATTCAACAATCCAACACTAAACAACTACCTTACTCCacacattctttgttttctttcttttgtcACCACCACCATTTCACCATTCATCAATCATCATTCATCACTAGGTTCCGGCAGCCAGAACTCGGTACCGCCATCGTCGGTAAGAACTTGTCATTTATTTTTTCACTGTTTTATTCAAAACTTATCGAGAAACCGTCTTTCagttatttttttgggttttattttttCAGCATGCACTTGGTTCAACAACCAACACCAACCCATTTGTGTCAAGTTTAAGCATTGTTCATTAAAGAGCAAATAATATGTCCCCTCCTTAGTTCACACCCTTTGACCACCATTATCACCCACACCCAACAATAAAtttcttcatttcatttcattcaactccataatttattttttttttttttaccaaaacaaaaaatggaaaaaaccCATGTAACAACATTTTATGTGATAAACTTGATTTACTTAATTTTAATGATTTTAGTAGTATCAATATCAAGTCTTTCACAAGATGGACAAGCATTATTATCACTAATATCATCAGAAAACCATACATTAAAATCATCATGGGATTCATCATCATCAACTCCATGTTCATGGAAAGGCATAACATGTTCACCACAAGAAAGAGTTATTTCACTTTCACTTCCAAACATTTTTCTAAACATTTCTTCACTTCCTAACCAACTTTCTTCTTTAACTTCTTTACAACTTCTTAACCTTTCCTCCACCAATATCTCCGGTTCCATACCGTCTTCGTTAGGCCGGTTATATCGTCTCCGTCTCCTCGACCTTTCGGAGAATAATCTTTCGGGTTTTATTCCGTCGGAACTTGGACAACTTTCTAACCTTGAGTTTCTTTATTTGAATGGGAATAAGCTTACTGGTAGGATACCAGTTCAGTTGGGTAACATGACTTCTTTGCAAGTTTTATGCTTGCAGGATAATTTGTTAAATGGGTCTATTCCTTCACAGTTAGGGTCACTGATGTCGTTACAGCAGTTTCGATTAGGCGGTAATCCGTATTTAACAGGAGAAATCCCTTCTCAGTTGGGTTTACTTACTAATCTTACTACATTTGGAGTTGCTGCAACTGGTTTATCTGGTGTTATTCCCTCAACATTTGGGAACTTGGTTAACTTGCAGACATTTGCAGTTTATGAAACTGAGATTTCCGGATCGATTCCACCTGAACTCGGTTCCTGTTCTGAGCTTACCAATATGTATTTGCATATGAATAAGCTGTCGGGTTCGATTCCTGCTCAATTGGGCATGCTTCAGAAGCTTACCAGTTTGCTTTTGTGGGGAAATTTCCTGTCAGGTTCAATTCCGAAAGAGATTTCTAACTGTTCTTCGCTCGTAGTGCTTGATTTATCAGCTAATAGTTTGTTAGGGAAAATTCCTGGTGATTTGGGGAAGCTAGTTCAGTTACAGCAACTTCATTTGTCTGATAATTCGCTATCAGGGTCGATTCCGTGGGAGTTGAGTAACTGTACTAGTCTTATCACCCTGCAACTTGATAAGAATCAACTGTCAGGTTCAATTCCATGGCAAATTGGTAATTTGAAGTCTTTACAGAGCTTAATCTTGTGGGGGAATTCGGTTTCCGGGACTATCCCACCTGCTTTTGGGAAGTGCAGCGAGCTATCGACACTTGATTTGTCGAGAAACAAGCTCACTGGGACAATTCCAGATGATATTTTTGGTTTGACCAAGCTTAGCAAGCTTTTGTTGCTAGGAAATTCGTTCACTGGCGGGCTTTCTCCAAAAGTCGCTGATTGTCAGTCCTTGGTGAGATTAAGGCTGGGAGAAAACCAATTATCCGGGCACATTCCGAGGGAAATAGGGCAGTTGCAAAACCTCGTGTTTCTCGACTTGTATATGAATCATTTTTCTGGCAGccttcctcatgaaattggtaaTATAACAGTCTTAGAGCTACTGGATGTGCACAATAATCATCTTACAGGCGAGATCCCGTCTCAACTGGGGAAACTTGTGAATCTTGAGCAACTTGATCTTAGCCAAAATAGCTTCTCAGGACAAATTCCTCAGAGTTTCGGGAATTTCAGCTACCTGAATAAACTCATTCTAAACAACAATATGTTATCAGGGCCTATTCCGAAATCCATCAGAAACCTGCAGAAACTTACACTTCTTGATTTAAGCTCCAATATATTTTCTGGGGTAGTTCCACCTGAAATTGGCTTCTTGACTAGCTTAACCATTAGTTTGGATTTGAGCAATAATGGTTTAACAGGTCAAATCCCAGAATCCATGTCGAGTTTGACTCAACTTCAGTCACTTGACCTTTCTCACAACATGCTTTCAGGGAAGATTGTTGTCCTTGGTCTTATGACAAGCCTCACCTCTTTAAATGTCTCCTACAATAATTTCTCAGGGCCGATTCCTGTCACGCCTTTTTTTAAGACCTTAACTTCCAATTCGTTCCTTAAGACGAACTTATGCCCGTCTGAGGATGGGTCGACCTGCTCATCGGGTCCATCCAAGAGAAACGGGTTAAAGTCTGCTAAAACAGTTACTTATGTAATTGTGATATTAGCAGCTCTTACTATGGTACTTGTACTATTATGGATAGTTCTTTCACGAAATCGAAGGTATATAGGAGGCAAACCTGGTGGAGTTTCAAAGGGCACTGATGATTTCTCCTATCCATGGACTTTCATTCCTTTTCAAAAACCCGGCTTTACTATCGACAACATATTAGATTGTTTGAAAGATGAGAATATCATCGGAAAAGGATGTTCTGGAGTTGTCTATAAGGCTGACATGCCTAATGGGGAGTTGATTGCTGTcaaaaagctatggaaaacaaAGAAGGAAGACGAGATAGTGGACTCTTTTTCTGCAGAAATCCAAATTCTAGGGCACATTCGACATAGGAATATAGTCAAGCTTTTAGGCTATTGTTCTAACAAGAGTACAAAGCTTCTCCTGTACAATTTTATACCAAATGGAAACTTGCAGCAATTGTTGGAAAATAACAGGAATTTGGATTGGGAAATTAGGTATAAGATCGCGGTTGGATCAGCTCAAGGACTTGCTTACCTTCACCACGATTGTGTGCCTCCGATTATCCACAGAGATGTCAAGTGCAATAACATACTTCTGGATTCAAAATGTGAAGCTTATCTTGCAGATTTTGGATTGGCAAAGCTTATGCATTCTCCAAATTATCACCATGCTATCTCCAGAGTTGCAGGTTCCTATGGCTACATAGCTCCAGGCAAGTTTCCATTTTGCCTTAAAAATTTGTTATTAGCTTTCGTATATAGCGGTATAAAGTAAAACGGCTCACTAAACTGTCTGCCCTTTTATGCAATCTGTGAAGTAGCATTCGTCTGCAGCATTCATCGTGGGTGTTATGGTACTTTGGAAAGCAATGACTCTAACATTAGCTGTTTTTCGTTATGTCTAGCTAACTTATTTTGAACCCTTGAAATCTGTCATTGATACCTTTTTAACCATATCTTGCAGAGTACGGTTACACGATGAACATAACAGAAAAGAGTGACGTGTACAGTTACGGAGTAGTCCTGCTGGAAATCTTAAGCGGGCGAAATGCAATAGAGAATAAAATGGGAGACGGGCTTCACATTGTAGAATGGGTGAAAAGGAAAATGGGAAGCTTCGAGCCTGCCATTTCAGTGTTGGATGCAAAACTTCAAGGTCTTCCTGATCAAATGGTCCAAGAGATGCTTCAAACGTTGGGCATCGCGATGTTCTGTGTGAACTCGGCACCATCAGAGAGGCCAACCATGAAAGAAGTTGTGGCATTACTGATGGAAGTGAAGAGCCCACCTGAAGAATGGGGGAAAACTTCTCAACCTCTTATAAAACAGCCTCCTAGTCAAAGCTGAGTATTACTCAGTATCTGATTTTTCGCATTTTCTTGTGTTTTTTATTTAGATTAGGATGATTAATTGCTGTCATTTCCCATTTATCAGAGATTTCTAAAGTTCAGAAAATAGCTAGGAATTTAGGCTGTTAGTCTAGGAAGTAGATCAGGGAAGTGGAAGTTAGTCCTTCTGTTTAAGTTCAGAAAGGGTGGCAGTAGTAAATCATCTGTACAGCTTGTTAGGAAAAATAATGTTTCAAATCCCTTATCTATGCTCTTCTGCATCTCACCTTGAACAGGTTTTCTACATGAATCAGCATGCATGTATGACCTCTGTTAGTTGGCCTGAGGAGTCGGTACATATCGAATCATCAATTTGTGGCTTACTCCGTTGTTAGGGGCACGACCTGGCAAAATTGACTCGATCCGACACCCGAACTCAAGACCCGAATTGGCCCGACTCGACATGGCTCAAAATCTTGTGAACCCGATTAACCAGTTTGCCAGGTCTACTTTGCCCAGTCAAACGGGTTGGGTTTGGTACTTCGGTCGTGTCTTGAATCGGGTCATACAGGTTGGGATTAAAAGTTGAATTGATACTTGTAAAAAAGAGATGCAAGTTGCTAGAGTGAAGAAGAAAGACAAAAAGGAAAGTGGAAAATTACAAAGAGTTTTAAGGGTAGAATGTTGGGAGATTGGAGACACTTAAGAACAAAGCACGCTTAAGCCTTGATTGCTCACATGGGATTTGAATGGTCCCCTAAAAAGTGTCATTATTTGGGTCCATATCATCCCTTTTGACTGCCTTTTCCAATGCACTACATCACCACATCTAACCTAACTTAATCGTCTAACATCACCTCCATATATACAAGATTACATgactacatctatatgactccaTGCTTAGATGCTACATTGCTACGTCAAGTGTTTAATTCCCCTGGACAAATCGGTGGAGCTAGGGGGATAGCAGCGGCGCTGACAGTTGGAAATTTCaaagtttttagttaaaattttccaaatttttttcaaattttcctAAAATTATTACCCGTTAAATCTCCACCTGGTTCAAATATCATTTCCGCCACGCTCTGGATTAACCTGGACCCTGGTATACATACCTAGCAACTGGATACCATAACATCCTAAGGTGGATAACATTTAACACATGGTAAGTTGACTAAGATCACTTATTCAATTGATAAGGTTGTTGAAATGGTGTATCCATGTATGTGTGCCTAAGGATGTTTTTCGTTGTAGCCCATGAGAAACGAATCAAAAGATATATTCTAGCACTAACTAATCAACCGGATATATGAGTTGCTTTCAATCCTTTCACACTTACAGCTAACAATAAGAATTTGTATAAACGTAACTGAATTTTCATTTCGATAGCCTTTGAAGCATTTGCAAGAAGACAGTAGCACAATGAGGCCAAGCTGTGCCCTTTGTTCTTAGGTAACTAACAAACCAACCATAGTCATCCCCTCTTAAACCAACAAGTTGTGGCCTATGTtcgatcacaaattctcattatagacggacactatccgtctatacgtatagacggataccatttcccctcacaaaatacccatttgccataaagtgggaagacATGTAGAAGTGCCCACTtgtcccctacccattttattaagtCTTTCTTACCCGTCATTCGCATTTctacccgtctataccaagacctattgatgtTCGATTTCTGTTATTATGTAAACTCGGACTTTCCCTTGTGTTAGCATGACCCACTGGTCCCTAAATTTCGTAATTTCCATTATCTCTTGCTCCCTTGAGACTTTGAACATGTAGTATAAGACAAGGAGGTAAGTGTTATGTTGccaaaataataagcatgagATAGTGTATGGTATGGTATGTATGTATAATGTATGTATACTTTGATAGCGTATGGGCATCACATGGTTGAAAGCTACGACtcgtattttatttatgtaaattcattgtaaaaaaaaaaattgttgtactattttttttttttttttttgaaaaccctACAAGGGCCTAAATCATATTAATAAAATCAATCGTCACACAATTAGCCATGTTGTGAGGTAGGACTTCGTCCCAGATCCTTCTTCCTAGCTGCCATGGCCACGCGTGAGCTAACTCGTGAGCCACCCCATTAAAAGTACGCCTAGTAAACAAAAATTTAACAGACTCAAAAGAAGAACATAAATCATAAATGTCGTCATAGACTAGGAAAATATCATTGCTGCCTATTCTAGTCATCTTCAATTCAAATCTCCGTCGGACAGTCACTTTTGATTTCCACTTTTGTTAAACCGTCCCTCTTCGCTTCAGTCACTCCCAAAAGAATTGCTTCCGCTTCGAGGACTTGAGGTTCCCGGACTTCTTGCCTTTGCACCATCACTCCCACCTCACTTTCCCCTCATCGTCCCTACACACAGCCCCCAATCCCATGCCCATTGCTGTCACCATTCCCGCATCAACATTTCCACTCTTGCCTCAGTCTTTTCCACCCACTAACTACCGCATTCCTTTCACTATTCATCCCCTGACTCGACTCCACACCCCTTATTTCCTCAATAAGCTCTCTTACTCTCCTCAACACGCCCCCTCACATTCACCCTTATACCCTCAAAGATCTCTGTTTCTAGTTTCCCAAATTGCGCAACACCCAGTCATTAATATCACACATTCTTCCATACTCGACTCCTTCATAACTGCCTCACCCCACTTCCTCGCCTGCTCAAAACCGACTTCCTTCATTATCTTCATTCCCAGCCCATCCCACACCCCCTACCCATCCACAATCCCGAACAACATGGAGACAAGTCTCCACATCGCATAAGCAAATTGGACAACCATCAGCTACTCTATTAAGTCTACGGGATAAATTTCGTTTGGTAGCTATAGCGTTATTACATAGTTGCAAGAAGAAAACTTTAATACGGGGGAGAACGGGCACCTTCCATAACTTATTCCAGAGCCATTTTTCGCGAGAAAAATGCGACTGCTCCACTAACTCATCTCCATCCCGAGCAAGTGCCCAACACACCGTCCTGACCGTATAGCTACCTTCCTTCATCAAATCCCAACACCACTCGTCCGAAGGTCTGTTATCACTAAGTCGTATGTTCATCACGCGGTCAGCCTCAAAGGATAAAAATTGTTTATTTACCTCCTCACGGTTCCACCTCATCTCACCTGGTAGTATAAGAATATAAGATCATCCTTGTTATGTTGGTAAAGTTTAAATGACGTGCCTACCTTATTAGAGGATATTGAATAAACATAAATTTTTGTGGTTTTGGTATTATGATCATTCAAACATAGATGTTGATTTTTATACAAAATACCTAAGCTTGTTTAAAATGTTCTTGAACATATTTAGATTTTGTTTAAGATATATAATAGTCATATAATTGTTGACTTTTAGACAAATGTTTTGACCTCTTAAGTAAAGAACAATTTTTAACATAGATTGATCATAACTACAATTGGTTGCAATGGCGAAGCTAGGAATTCAGTCCAGCGGGGGTGAAAGGGTAGTGTTCTAAGAAAAACTTGaatttttttggaaaattttaactaaaaaactTTGAAATTTTCGAGCGCCACGCCTCTGCTAgtccccctagctccaccactaaTCGTTTCTATACATCTGTTTCTCATGTATTAACGTAGAGTTGTGGACATGTAATTACTCATTAGAGTTTACGGTAATTGTCAACCATGATTATTTTGATCGACAAGAACAAAATTATTTTGATCGACAAGAACAAAATCAATACTAAAGTATGGAATATTAGGGGTTCAATAAATCAGCTCTcacctactccctccattcaactccactttgcaagtttctcttttgcgcactattcacaagcggacattcaacttcaattttctctcgatacataagtgaaaatatattcatgtgggatcttatctgattcgtctttaagagtacattaaaaatatctaactttaataatttttgcaaatacacaGCTAATGATATTTATCGCCTAAAAaatgcgttggcaaacgtgataaagcaaacttgcaaagtggagttgaatggagggagtacaacATAAATAAgcttatttgaaaaaaaaaggctCTAATCTCGATGAAGTCATGAAGTAGATCCATTGTAAATTTGTAATGTCACATCATTTTTGAGTTACGACTTTGTCAACTTCGGCCCACCTCGATGGGCTTAGTTTGGTACTGTCATGACTATTTGGGCCGATCAAGTAATGATTAAATGAAGGCTAAAATCCAAATACATACGGAGTATTCGGGTAAGATTATTGGTACAAGACTTTGAAAAGTCTTCCGTCAAGACTTACTCAAAACTATCAATAATCTAACAAAATCTTAACAAAgttttaagttgagtcttggatttcTAAGACTCGACTTACTCTTGTAGAGTCTTGACACAATTTACCAAGCATTTCTTCCAATTAATGTGAATGTGGGAATTTGATAATCCACGAGGATTTTTCAAACacatggagtcgccaccaaatttaaggaaatttggaaaccgTTTTAGAGAAAATAGATTTGTGTGAaagtacgtgttgggaagctcaTTCAAACACACAACCCCGTCCGTTGTAAAAAACGTCCTCTACTAAGTCAAACAATGgccaatttaattgaactagtatttgtcgaTATGCATCCATTCATATTAAACTATAACATGTGACAGTCATTCTATGTCATGTTAAATGCAAAAATGACTTTAATTGTCCAAGTTATTTTAGCATGTGCGCTCGTTAGCTATtctaacaaacaaacaaacaaacaaagatgAGAGAAAGAAACTACTTACTCAAGAAGCGCTGCAAACAACATAGGTTAGATTACAATAACAATTGCAATAAAAACCAATAAGCAAACAAGGCATTATCAAACACCAAAGCAACGAAACAAAGGGCCTCTAGGCCGAATGCGATACACGGCCAAACGTGGCCACCAAGGGTGCATACAAGGCCTATTCTAGCTCAAGTCGGGTTTCAAACAAGTGACATGAAACGATATAATCACATGCGAATGGAAAGAAGCAAACATGCATCCAAATCaaacaattgtttcacaaacaaagGCATATGATTAAAACAAACAAAAGGACTAAACTTAGACCTTAAAACAGCCTAGGAAGACATTCCATATGACTCCAAATGTGACACAAATCTTCCAAGCAAACAAACGCGACGATAATTGAATAAACATGCTGCTAACGGTTCCAATTAAATCACAGTTAAAACAATTAAATCTAAATATGCTTATCTAATCATGTTAATCATACATAAGTTAGACTAATTCTTAGTCTAGAAATTCGAGCCATATGAGACAAACACACGACATACATGTGAAACAATAAAATCGACACAAACAATTCTAATTCATGCGATTTTGtgaaattctaattaattaattaaactaacatgtgaataagcaactaaattaaatcatacaaacatgcatAATCTAATTTAAGCAAGCAAACTTTATGTTCAAACCAACATCTCATAAACCATGTTAAAATATGAATTAAACTAAACAATttcattatttaattcaattaatcaTAAATTAACAATAAGCAAAACAAAGATGCAAATTTTAATTATAAACATACTAATTAGACATAAAAAGCGTGTTATAACTTTAGATTTAAATCATGAACATTAAATTAAACATAGATCTAAACATACGAGAATAAATCTAGCATAATTAACGATAAACATGAAAACAATTCATATAACAATGCAAATCGTCTAAATTCCTAACATGAAAAAATCCACACAAATAATGGCCATCCATCATACTTAATCCCATCCTCCACCATaattatcaacaacaacaataatatcacataaataacataattaataCGATAAAAGCGATAATTAATGAAACAAATTGTATTAAGAAGGAAATGAATGTTTTTGGCACCCTCAGCTTACATGTATCTCTGATGATGCTCCACGAACGTCGTGATGCAAGGTTCTTGGTACGTCTACGACGTTTTTTAAATCAATCGAAATCAAACTCAAACAACAAACATGTTTCACGTGTTTAAATCGATTTTTGCAGTAATTTCAAACGATCACCACGACTTCAATACTCAATGATTTTTCAATGATTTTTTGGAATCCTCAAACTCCAAAGTTTCAAACTTTAGCAAAAATTCAGACTCGAATTGCTTTTAAAACGATTAAAAACAACGAAGAATAAGACTGGACAGAACGCGAGCA contains:
- the LOC141586915 gene encoding uncharacterized protein LOC141586915, which translates into the protein MEKTHVTTFYVINLIYLILMILVVSISSLSQDGQALLSLISSENHTLKSSWDSSSSTPCSWKGITCSPQERVISLSLPNIFLNISSLPNQLSSLTSLQLLNLSSTNISGSIPSSLGRLYRLRLLDLSENNLSGFIPSELGQLSNLEFLYLNGNKLTGRIPVQLGNMTSLQVLCLQDNLLNGSIPSQLGSLMSLQQFRLGGNPYLTGEIPSQLGLLTNLTTFGVAATGLSGVIPSTFGNLVNLQTFAVYETEISGSIPPELGSCSELTNMYLHMNKLSGSIPAQLGMLQKLTSLLLWGNFLSGSIPKEISNCSSLVVLDLSANSLLGKIPGDLGKLVQLQQLHLSDNSLSGSIPWELSNCTSLITLQLDKNQLSGSIPWQIGNLKSLQSLILWGNSVSGTIPPAFGKCSELSTLDLSRNKLTGTIPDDIFGLTKLSKLLLLGNSFTGGLSPKVADCQSLVRLRLGENQLSGHIPREIGQLQNLVFLDLYMNHFSGSLPHEIGNITVLELLDVHNNHLTGEIPSQLGKLVNLEQLDLSQNSFSGQIPQSFGNFSYLNKLILNNNMLSGPIPKSIRNLQKLTLLDLSSNIFSGVVPPEIGFLTSLTISLDLSNNGLTGQIPESMSSLTQLQSLDLSHNMLSGKIVVLGLMTSLTSLNVSYNNFSGPIPVTPFFKTLTSNSFLKTNLCPSEDGSTCSSGPSKRNGLKSAKTVTYVIVILAALTMVLVLLWIVLSRNRRYIGGKPGGVSKGTDDFSYPWTFIPFQKPGFTIDNILDCLKDENIIGKGCSGVVYKADMPNGELIAVKKLWKTKKEDEIVDSFSAEIQILGHIRHRNIVKLLGYCSNKSTKLLLYNFIPNGNLQQLLENNRNLDWEIRYKIAVGSAQGLAYLHHDCVPPIIHRDVKCNNILLDSKCEAYLADFGLAKLMHSPNYHHAISRVAGSYGYIAPEYGYTMNITEKSDVYSYGVVLLEILSGRNAIENKMGDGLHIVEWVKRKMGSFEPAISVLDAKLQGLPDQMVQEMLQTLGIAMFCVNSAPSERPTMKEVVALLMEVKSPPEEWGKTSQPLIKQPPSQS